One Methylobacterium sp. 77 DNA window includes the following coding sequences:
- a CDS encoding putative zinc-binding peptidase — translation MKIFQCQACDEPVSFESTQCESCQRRLGYVCVSHEMSALEPMGSVWHAYADPARKYRFCANAEFSACNWLVPEDGPDRYCTSCRHNRVVPDLTLAWNLTRWRQIEAAKHRLFYSLLRLDLPLMTRDENPATGLGFDFLVDPAESYRVGPPVLTGHRSGLITLNIAEADDVERERRRMLFGEYYRTLLGHFRHEIGHYFWNILVRYDQSIWAFRELFGDERASYGMSLQRYYADGAPSDWQESYVSAYATSHPWEDFAETWAHYLHIVDTVETASTFELHVRPRLRSGAPEPVVIDFDPYQTPDLDRLVSAWLPLTYAVNSLSRSMGQPALYPFKLTPAVIAKLAFVHDRVDAVRSTTSTQPDSDMLKAVIAGLRQRVAPPNV, via the coding sequence ATGAAGATCTTCCAGTGTCAGGCCTGCGACGAGCCGGTGAGCTTCGAGAGCACGCAGTGTGAGAGCTGCCAGCGACGGCTCGGCTATGTCTGCGTCTCCCACGAGATGTCGGCGCTCGAACCGATGGGCTCGGTCTGGCATGCCTATGCCGACCCCGCCCGGAAATACCGGTTCTGCGCGAATGCCGAATTCAGCGCCTGCAACTGGCTGGTGCCGGAGGACGGCCCCGACCGGTACTGTACCTCCTGCCGGCACAACCGTGTGGTGCCGGACCTCACCCTCGCCTGGAACCTGACGCGCTGGCGCCAGATCGAGGCGGCCAAGCACCGGCTGTTCTACTCACTGCTCCGCCTCGACCTGCCGTTGATGACGCGGGACGAGAACCCGGCCACCGGTCTGGGCTTCGACTTCCTCGTCGATCCGGCGGAGAGCTACAGGGTCGGGCCTCCCGTGCTCACCGGGCATCGCAGCGGCCTCATCACCCTGAACATCGCCGAGGCCGACGACGTCGAGCGAGAGCGCCGGCGGATGCTGTTCGGCGAGTATTACCGCACGCTCCTCGGGCATTTCCGCCACGAGATCGGGCATTATTTCTGGAACATCCTCGTTCGCTACGACCAGAGCATATGGGCGTTCCGCGAGCTGTTCGGTGACGAGCGCGCCAGCTACGGCATGTCCCTGCAGCGATACTATGCCGACGGCGCTCCGTCGGACTGGCAGGAATCCTATGTCAGCGCCTACGCAACCAGCCATCCGTGGGAGGATTTCGCCGAGACCTGGGCGCATTACCTGCACATCGTCGACACCGTGGAGACGGCGAGCACCTTCGAGCTGCATGTGCGGCCGCGCCTGCGCAGCGGAGCGCCGGAGCCGGTGGTGATCGATTTCGACCCGTACCAGACTCCCGATCTCGACCGGCTGGTCTCGGCTTGGCTGCCGCTGACCTATGCGGTGAATTCCCTGAGCCGGAGCATGGGGCAGCCCGCGCTCTACCCGTTCAAGCTGACGCCCGCCGTGATCGCCAAACTCGCCTTCGTCCACGACCGGGTCGATGCCGTCCGCTCGACGACGAGCACACAGCCGGATTCGGATATGCTGAAGGCCGTCATCGCCGGGCTGCGCCAGCGCGTGGCGCCGCCCAACGTCTGA
- a CDS encoding transglutaminase family protein, whose amino-acid sequence MSIKAALHHVTHYKYDRPIQLGPQVIRLRPAPHTRSSVPAYSLKVLPENHFINWQQDPNGNWLARLVFPERTTEFRIEVDLIAEMAVINPFDFFVEDYAQARNFTYESDLTAELKPYLVTDDATGPEIDSLLERLPSEPNTVLFLVALNAMIASEITYGVRMEPGVQTPTETLTLKSGSCRDSAWLLVQVLRRIGLAARFVSGYLIQLIPDTTAVDGPVGTSTDFTDLHAWAEVYLPGAGWIGLDATSGLLCGEGHIPLAATPHYQSAAPISGLAEPAQVEFGFEMTVTRVAEAPRITKPFSEEVWAKMDALGERIDVDLTEQDVRLTMGGEPTFVSIDDFESAEWNAAAVGPTKRGLADKLIRRLRTRFAPGGMLHYGQGKWYPGESLPRWAFALYWRRDGKPIWSNADLVAREDGPRDANSTQAKALIDGVAQRLGLASYVFPAFEDPIYWEEKRDELPVNVTTSDAKFPNPETNARIARVFDRGLGEPAGYALPLASLPLGKDDPDDRLWISEPWEFRRSHAFLTPGDSPVGYRLPLSSLPFVPPEHYPYYQPQDPLEERGALPEGHPGIKTENGSGVTGVAVRTALAVEPRDGVLRVFMPPLQRVDEYLELLGHLEIVAAELKQPLHIEGYEPPFDPRLNVIKVTPDPGVIEVNVHPATSWREAVTITSELYEDARQIRLGAQKFMTDGRHTGTGGGNHVVLGGATPTDSPFLRRPDLLKSLVLYWQRHPSLSYLFAGLYIGPTSQAPRMDEARHDGLYELEIALAQVPKPDEPNIPRWVVDRIFRNILVDVTGNTHRAEICIDKLYSPDGPTGRLGLLEFRSFEMPPDPRMSLAQQLLLRAIVAWAWREPQEGGCVRWGTGLHDRFMLPHFLWTDFLGVLEDLRGAGYDFDPAAFQAQYEFRFPIFGTVEQGGVKMELRQALEPWHVLGEEGSIGGTVRYVDSSVERLQVKVEGFVPGRHVVSCNGRRLPMTSTGTAGEAVAGLRFKAWQPASSMHPTIPAHSPLTIDILDAWSGRSIGGCRYHVSHPGGRNYETFPVNTYEAEGRRLARFQAHGHTPGRVEMPVEEISREFPHTLDLRTPAPK is encoded by the coding sequence GTGTCCATCAAAGCCGCCCTGCACCACGTCACCCATTACAAGTACGACCGGCCGATCCAGCTCGGGCCGCAGGTGATCCGCCTGCGCCCGGCGCCGCATACGCGCTCGTCCGTGCCCGCCTATTCCCTGAAGGTGCTTCCGGAGAACCACTTCATCAACTGGCAGCAGGACCCGAACGGGAACTGGCTCGCCAGGCTGGTTTTTCCCGAGCGGACCACGGAGTTCAGGATCGAGGTCGATCTCATCGCCGAGATGGCGGTGATCAATCCGTTCGACTTCTTCGTCGAGGATTACGCCCAGGCCCGCAACTTCACCTACGAGAGCGACCTGACGGCCGAGCTCAAGCCCTATCTCGTCACCGACGATGCCACCGGGCCGGAGATCGACTCGCTCCTGGAGCGGCTGCCGAGCGAGCCCAACACGGTGCTGTTCCTCGTGGCGCTCAACGCCATGATCGCCTCCGAGATCACCTACGGCGTGCGCATGGAGCCCGGCGTCCAGACGCCGACCGAGACGCTCACCCTCAAGAGCGGCTCCTGCCGCGATTCCGCGTGGCTCCTCGTCCAGGTGCTGCGCCGCATCGGGCTCGCCGCCCGTTTCGTCTCCGGCTACCTGATCCAGCTCATTCCCGACACCACGGCGGTGGACGGCCCCGTCGGCACCTCCACCGACTTCACCGACCTTCATGCCTGGGCCGAGGTCTACCTGCCGGGCGCGGGCTGGATTGGCCTCGACGCCACGTCCGGCCTGCTCTGCGGCGAAGGCCACATCCCGCTGGCCGCGACACCGCATTATCAATCGGCCGCACCGATCTCCGGCCTCGCCGAGCCGGCCCAGGTCGAGTTCGGATTCGAGATGACGGTGACCCGCGTGGCGGAAGCCCCGCGCATCACCAAGCCGTTCTCGGAGGAAGTCTGGGCGAAGATGGATGCGCTCGGCGAGCGGATCGACGTCGATCTCACCGAGCAGGACGTGCGCCTGACCATGGGCGGAGAGCCGACCTTCGTCTCCATCGACGATTTCGAATCGGCCGAGTGGAACGCCGCCGCCGTCGGACCGACCAAGCGCGGTCTCGCCGACAAGCTCATCCGTCGCCTGCGCACTCGCTTCGCGCCGGGCGGCATGCTGCATTACGGCCAGGGCAAGTGGTATCCGGGCGAGAGCCTGCCGCGCTGGGCCTTCGCCCTGTACTGGCGCCGCGACGGCAAGCCGATCTGGAGCAATGCCGACCTCGTCGCCAGGGAGGACGGGCCGCGCGACGCCAATTCCACGCAGGCGAAGGCGCTGATCGACGGGGTCGCCCAACGCCTCGGCCTCGCCTCATACGTGTTCCCCGCCTTCGAGGACCCGATCTACTGGGAAGAGAAGCGGGACGAGCTTCCCGTCAACGTCACCACGTCCGACGCCAAGTTCCCCAACCCGGAGACCAATGCCCGCATCGCGCGGGTGTTCGATCGCGGGCTCGGGGAGCCCGCCGGCTACGCCCTCCCGCTCGCGAGCCTTCCCCTCGGCAAGGACGATCCCGATGATCGCCTCTGGATCTCCGAACCCTGGGAGTTCCGTCGCAGCCACGCCTTCCTGACGCCGGGCGATTCCCCGGTGGGCTACCGCCTGCCGCTGAGCTCGCTGCCCTTCGTGCCGCCCGAGCATTATCCCTATTACCAGCCCCAGGACCCGCTCGAGGAGCGCGGTGCGCTCCCCGAAGGCCATCCCGGAATCAAGACCGAGAATGGATCGGGCGTCACCGGCGTCGCCGTGCGCACGGCCCTCGCGGTCGAGCCGCGGGATGGGGTGCTGCGGGTGTTCATGCCGCCGTTGCAGCGGGTGGACGAGTATCTCGAACTCCTCGGCCATCTCGAGATCGTCGCGGCCGAACTGAAGCAGCCCCTGCATATCGAGGGCTACGAGCCGCCGTTCGATCCGCGCCTCAACGTCATCAAGGTCACGCCCGATCCCGGCGTGATCGAGGTGAACGTGCATCCCGCCACCTCATGGCGCGAGGCCGTGACCATCACCAGCGAACTCTACGAGGATGCCCGCCAGATCCGCCTCGGCGCGCAGAAATTCATGACCGACGGACGCCATACCGGCACTGGCGGCGGCAACCACGTGGTGCTCGGCGGCGCGACGCCGACGGATTCGCCGTTCCTGCGCCGGCCGGACCTGCTGAAGAGCCTCGTGCTCTACTGGCAGCGCCACCCGTCGCTGTCCTACCTCTTCGCCGGCCTCTATATCGGCCCGACGAGCCAGGCCCCGCGCATGGACGAGGCCCGGCATGACGGGCTCTACGAACTCGAGATCGCCCTGGCGCAGGTGCCCAAGCCCGACGAGCCCAACATCCCGCGCTGGGTGGTGGACCGGATCTTCCGCAACATCCTCGTGGACGTCACCGGCAACACCCACCGGGCCGAGATCTGCATCGACAAGCTGTACTCGCCGGACGGCCCCACCGGTCGCCTCGGCCTCCTGGAGTTCCGCTCCTTCGAGATGCCGCCGGACCCGCGCATGAGCCTCGCCCAGCAATTGCTGCTGCGCGCCATCGTCGCCTGGGCCTGGCGCGAGCCGCAGGAAGGCGGCTGTGTCCGTTGGGGCACGGGTTTGCACGATCGCTTCATGCTGCCTCACTTCCTCTGGACGGACTTCCTCGGTGTTCTGGAAGACCTTCGCGGGGCGGGCTACGACTTCGATCCGGCGGCCTTCCAGGCGCAGTACGAATTCCGCTTCCCGATCTTCGGGACGGTGGAGCAGGGCGGCGTCAAGATGGAGCTGCGACAGGCATTGGAGCCCTGGCACGTCCTGGGCGAAGAGGGGTCGATCGGTGGCACGGTGCGGTACGTGGACAGCTCGGTGGAGCGTCTGCAGGTCAAGGTCGAGGGCTTCGTCCCCGGCCGCCACGTCGTCAGCTGCAACGGCCGGCGCCTGCCGATGACGAGCACCGGCACGGCCGGCGAAGCGGTGGCGGGCCTGCGCTTCAAGGCGTGGCAGCCGGCCTCGTCGATGCACCCGACGATTCCGGCCCATTCGCCCCTCACCATCGACATCCTCGATGCGTGGAGCGGACGTTCCATCGGCGGCTGCCGCTACCATGTCAGCCATCCCGGCGGCCGCAATTACGAGACCTTCCCGGTGAACACCTACGAGGCCGAGGGGCGCCGTCTCGCGCGCTTCCAGGCCCATGGCCACACGCCCGGCAGGGTCGAGATGCCGGTCGAGGAGATCAGCCGCGAGTTCCCGCACACCCTCGATCTCAGGACGCCCGCTCCCAAATGA
- a CDS encoding circularly permuted type 2 ATP-grasp protein has protein sequence MTDVAEAQAGGRAKRLARWTSDYQPRPGIPDEFAGAGGTHLGAWPRLLDKLGALSEADIAARFASAERHIRDTGISYRIYGDQREHAWPLSSLPLVIESDEWRTLSAGIVQRAELMEAIISDIYGAGRMVSEGVLPAALVAGSPEFLRPLSGVKPPGGRWLKLYAADIGRGPDGRWRVLADRTQAPSGPGYALENRMVLTRAFPDLYADLHVERLASFFQAFRDGLVMGAQRSDPRIGLLTSGPLSSTYVEQAALARYLGLLLVEGDDLVMQDGALHVRTVSGLKRTDVLWRRIDSDYIDPLELNPASRLGISGMIEALRNGSLVVGNMPGSGILESGALGAYLPRIARYFLGTDLSLEGLKSWWCGDPDALAHVRDNLEHLDLRPVATPTKGMGRDAILGPHAIGAERERVVAALRDRPFDYIAQEQAPLSTMPGWERGPDGMRFVPRPFVLRVFAAATPDGWRVMPGGFCRISERPDVNPIEMRAGIKSADVWVLSDGPVEPVSLMQQGAPRVRRIAGHLPSRAADNLFWFGRYVERAEAVIRLVIAHLGSVGNAVIADMAGGETAPTALRIRALLDEWGAIEAPDMPTAKLAQEALSGRKSHGSALSHSLSARHNAASLRERLSGEAWRVLADLRDLLDLDEAKGLAEAQLLGLAERALSHIAALAGLAQENMNRTAGWHFVDLGRRIERAINTCSFAASFAGDAATAEDLGVMLSLCDSHVSFGARYMQGVAIDPVRDMVLLDPFNPRSVAFQVEAICRHLADLPALRVDGLPEPHQRLALKLAAEFTTGEASELDSAALARLENAFEGLADAIVTRYFPNGPHAMRPEKLVGLA, from the coding sequence ATGACCGATGTGGCCGAGGCGCAAGCCGGAGGACGGGCGAAGCGTCTCGCGCGCTGGACCTCGGACTACCAGCCTCGGCCCGGCATTCCGGACGAGTTCGCGGGGGCGGGGGGAACGCATCTCGGTGCCTGGCCCCGCCTGCTCGACAAGCTCGGAGCCCTGAGCGAAGCGGACATCGCGGCCCGCTTCGCCTCGGCCGAACGCCATATCCGCGATACCGGCATCTCCTACCGGATCTACGGCGACCAGCGCGAGCATGCCTGGCCGCTGAGCTCTCTCCCCCTGGTGATCGAAAGCGACGAGTGGCGCACCCTCAGCGCCGGCATCGTCCAGCGCGCCGAGCTGATGGAAGCCATCATCTCCGACATCTACGGCGCCGGCCGGATGGTGTCGGAGGGCGTGCTGCCGGCGGCCCTGGTGGCCGGCAGTCCGGAATTCCTGCGTCCGCTCTCGGGGGTGAAGCCGCCCGGCGGGCGCTGGCTCAAGCTCTACGCCGCCGATATCGGCCGGGGGCCGGACGGGCGCTGGCGCGTCCTCGCCGACAGGACGCAGGCCCCCTCCGGTCCCGGATACGCGCTGGAGAACAGGATGGTGCTCACCCGCGCCTTCCCGGACCTCTATGCCGACCTCCATGTCGAACGCCTCGCCTCGTTCTTCCAGGCGTTTCGCGACGGGCTTGTCATGGGCGCGCAGCGCAGCGACCCGCGCATCGGGCTCCTCACATCCGGCCCGTTGAGCTCCACCTATGTCGAGCAGGCGGCGTTGGCGCGCTATCTCGGCCTGTTGCTGGTGGAGGGCGACGACCTCGTGATGCAGGACGGCGCACTGCACGTGCGCACCGTCTCCGGGCTGAAGCGCACCGACGTGCTGTGGCGGCGTATCGATTCCGACTATATCGACCCGCTGGAACTCAACCCGGCCTCGCGGCTCGGGATTTCCGGGATGATCGAGGCCCTGCGTAACGGCAGCCTCGTGGTCGGCAACATGCCCGGCTCCGGCATCCTCGAATCGGGAGCGCTCGGCGCCTACCTCCCGCGCATCGCCCGCTATTTCCTCGGCACCGATCTCAGCCTCGAAGGGCTGAAGAGCTGGTGGTGCGGCGATCCCGATGCGCTCGCCCATGTCCGCGACAACCTCGAACACCTCGACCTGCGGCCGGTGGCGACGCCGACCAAGGGGATGGGGCGCGACGCCATCCTCGGCCCGCACGCCATCGGCGCGGAGCGCGAGCGCGTGGTGGCCGCCCTGCGCGACCGGCCCTTCGACTACATCGCCCAGGAACAGGCTCCGCTCTCGACCATGCCGGGCTGGGAGCGCGGACCGGACGGGATGCGCTTCGTGCCGCGCCCCTTCGTCCTGCGCGTCTTCGCGGCGGCGACGCCCGACGGCTGGCGGGTGATGCCGGGCGGCTTCTGCCGCATCTCGGAACGGCCCGACGTCAACCCGATCGAGATGCGGGCCGGGATCAAGTCGGCGGATGTCTGGGTGCTCTCGGATGGGCCGGTCGAGCCCGTCTCGTTGATGCAACAGGGTGCGCCGCGCGTCCGCCGCATCGCCGGGCACCTGCCGTCGCGGGCCGCCGACAACCTGTTCTGGTTCGGCCGCTACGTCGAGCGGGCGGAGGCGGTGATCCGCCTCGTCATCGCCCATCTCGGCAGCGTCGGCAACGCGGTGATCGCCGACATGGCCGGCGGCGAGACGGCCCCGACGGCGTTGCGGATCCGCGCGCTCCTCGACGAATGGGGCGCCATCGAAGCGCCGGACATGCCGACGGCGAAACTCGCCCAGGAAGCCCTGAGCGGGCGCAAGAGCCACGGTTCGGCCCTCTCCCACAGCCTGTCGGCGCGCCACAACGCCGCCTCTCTGCGCGAGAGATTGTCGGGTGAGGCCTGGCGCGTGCTGGCCGATCTGCGGGACCTCCTCGACCTCGACGAAGCCAAGGGCCTCGCCGAGGCGCAGCTCCTCGGCTTGGCAGAGCGGGCTCTCAGCCATATCGCCGCCCTGGCCGGGCTCGCCCAGGAGAACATGAACCGCACGGCGGGCTGGCACTTCGTCGATCTCGGCCGCCGCATCGAGCGGGCGATCAACACCTGCTCCTTCGCCGCCAGCTTCGCCGGGGACGCTGCGACGGCCGAGGATCTCGGCGTCATGCTGTCCCTGTGCGATTCGCACGTCTCGTTCGGCGCGCGCTACATGCAGGGCGTGGCGATCGACCCGGTGCGCGACATGGTGCTTCTCGACCCGTTCAATCCGCGCTCCGTCGCCTTCCAGGTCGAAGCGATCTGCCGGCATCTCGCCGATTTGCCCGCCCTGCGCGTCGACGGACTGCCCGAGCCGCACCAGCGCCTCGCCCTGAAGCTCGCCGCCGAGTTCACCACCGGCGAAGCCTCCGAACTCGACAGTGCCGCCCTGGCCCGGCTGGAGAATGCCTTCGAGGGCCTGGCCGACGCGATCGTGACCCGTTACTTCCCCAACGGCCCGCACGCCATGCGGCCGGAGAAGCTCGTGGGGCTCGCGTGA
- a CDS encoding transglutaminase family protein, which yields MIYTLRHLTTYRYGKPVRYARCSLRLQPRDGEGQSVLSSELSISPTPQTRTVRRDYFGLDVVSFLIDTPHSELRVEALSRVEVKRPPLPPAESGLAWESVRDAAISGRSMAPDAPVHFVFPSVRVPLATEVTDYARESFTPGRSAYGGAVDLMRRIRTDFTFDAKATTVYTPLAKAFALKAGVCQDFAHIMIAGLRGLGLPAAYVSGYIRTIPPAGRPRLRGADASHAWVSVWCGDGWIGLDPTNNIGACDDHIVVARGRDYTDVSPIDGIVSSSGPQKLKVEVDVIPDGEAMPEATAPSESETA from the coding sequence GTGATCTATACGCTGCGCCACCTCACCACCTACCGTTACGGCAAGCCCGTCCGTTACGCCCGCTGCTCCCTGCGGCTGCAGCCGCGGGACGGGGAGGGGCAGAGCGTCCTGTCGAGCGAGTTGAGCATCTCGCCGACGCCGCAGACCCGCACGGTGCGGCGCGACTATTTCGGCCTCGACGTGGTGTCGTTCCTGATCGACACGCCGCATAGCGAGTTGCGGGTGGAAGCCCTGTCGCGGGTCGAGGTGAAGCGTCCGCCGCTGCCGCCGGCCGAATCCGGCCTGGCCTGGGAATCGGTGCGCGACGCGGCGATTTCCGGCCGCTCGATGGCGCCCGACGCTCCCGTGCATTTCGTGTTTCCGAGCGTGAGAGTTCCTCTCGCCACGGAAGTGACCGACTATGCCCGTGAAAGTTTCACGCCCGGTCGCAGCGCCTATGGCGGAGCCGTCGACCTTATGAGGCGCATCCGCACCGACTTCACGTTCGACGCGAAGGCCACCACCGTCTACACGCCGCTCGCCAAGGCCTTCGCCCTCAAGGCCGGAGTGTGCCAGGATTTCGCGCATATCATGATCGCCGGCCTGCGCGGTCTCGGCCTGCCGGCGGCCTATGTCAGCGGCTACATCCGCACCATCCCGCCCGCCGGACGGCCGCGCCTGCGCGGAGCCGATGCCAGCCATGCCTGGGTCTCGGTCTGGTGCGGGGATGGCTGGATCGGCCTCGATCCCACCAACAATATCGGCGCCTGCGACGACCACATCGTCGTGGCGCGCGGACGTGACTACACCGACGTCTCGCCCATCGACGGCATCGTCTCCTCCTCCGGCCCGCAGAAGCTCAAGGTCGAGGTCGACGTGATCCCCGACGGAGAGGCCATGCCGGAAGCGACCGCCCCGTCGGAATCCGAGACGGCCTGA
- the aqpZ gene encoding aquaporin Z → MTNDTIRRATAEFFGTFWLTFGGCGAAVISAAYPELGIGFLGVAFAFGLTVLTMAYAVGHISGGHFNPAVTVGLWSAGRCADHHVIPYIVAQVIGAVFGAGVLYLIASGKAGWVPGGFASNGYGALSPGKYGMLSCFLVEGLATFFFLFIIIGTTSKGAATGFAGIPIGFALVLIHLISIPITNTSVNPARSTGPALFASAEAVGQLWLFWLAPMLGAVTAGAMARWLYEPDTIIETTIVEKRSVA, encoded by the coding sequence ATGACAAATGATACGATCCGGCGAGCGACCGCTGAATTTTTCGGAACATTCTGGCTGACCTTCGGCGGCTGCGGCGCGGCCGTTATTTCTGCGGCCTACCCCGAATTGGGAATCGGATTTCTCGGCGTGGCCTTCGCCTTCGGGCTGACGGTGCTGACGATGGCCTATGCGGTCGGGCATATCTCGGGCGGGCATTTCAATCCTGCCGTCACCGTCGGCCTGTGGTCCGCCGGCCGCTGCGCCGACCATCACGTGATTCCCTATATCGTGGCGCAGGTCATCGGGGCCGTGTTCGGTGCGGGCGTCCTCTACCTCATCGCCTCGGGCAAGGCGGGATGGGTGCCGGGCGGCTTCGCCTCCAACGGCTACGGCGCATTGAGCCCCGGCAAGTACGGAATGCTCTCCTGCTTCCTCGTGGAAGGCCTCGCGACCTTCTTCTTCCTGTTCATCATCATCGGGACGACCTCGAAGGGCGCCGCCACGGGCTTTGCCGGCATTCCCATCGGCTTCGCCCTGGTGCTGATCCACCTGATCTCGATCCCGATCACCAACACCTCCGTCAATCCGGCACGCAGCACCGGTCCGGCCCTGTTCGCGAGTGCGGAGGCCGTGGGCCAGCTCTGGCTGTTCTGGTTGGCGCCGATGCTGGGCGCGGTGACGGCCGGGGCCATGGCGCGGTGGCTCTATGAGCCGGACACCATCATCGAGACCACGATCGTCGAGAAACGGTCCGTGGCTTAA
- a CDS encoding acyl carrier protein: MVETDIGARQELAGERHELAGASEEFAAAREAILAFIAGRNPGLVPGSVTGATSLVTSDALDSIGVLDLMMELGDWFGFEIEEDAFELAHFESIDALATFVEAKRAQAQL, encoded by the coding sequence GTGGTCGAGACAGATATCGGCGCACGCCAGGAACTTGCCGGCGAACGCCATGAACTTGCCGGCGCGAGCGAAGAGTTTGCCGCCGCGCGCGAAGCGATCCTCGCCTTCATCGCCGGCCGCAATCCCGGCCTCGTGCCGGGTTCGGTCACCGGCGCGACCTCCCTCGTCACCAGCGATGCCCTCGATTCCATCGGCGTGCTCGACCTGATGATGGAGTTGGGCGACTGGTTCGGCTTCGAGATCGAGGAGGACGCGTTCGAACTCGCGCATTTCGAGAGCATCGACGCGCTGGCCACCTTCGTCGAGGCCAAACGGGCTCAGGCACAGCTCTAG
- a CDS encoding AMP-binding protein, whose product MPAPAQLHDLLAGPACARERIALVAGTEMLSYGALRAGVERLARRLREQGAEPGDRIAILLPKSIAECIAIFAISTVGAVFVPIHPSLRPRQVEHILADCGARFLVTDAILLAALNSAPSTPLPPPPAETGGETPITSPDLPLILRLAPEEITGPPPGLAAILYTSGSTGLPKGVMLSHANLLAGTRIVRTYLSIAGDDRILSVLPFSFDYGLNQLLTSVEQGACLVLLEFRFGDEVLNAIEAHRITVLAGVPTLWTLLTRAAPRLAKADLSSLRMLTNSGGAVPLETVSRLRKALPQTGIVLMYGLTEAFRSTFLPPGEIDARPGSMGRAIPETEIFAVTAEGRRARPGEPGILHHRGPTVSLGYWNRPEDTARVLVLDPREPEDGTLVCRSGDLVVEDEDGYFRFLGREDAMIKSAGFRVSPTEVEAALMETGAFRAVAVIGLPDAGLGQRIHAVAVPAGTGPAQPEVLQAVRRMLAPHMVPRAVESVPALPTTPNGKVDYKRLVAERTSYV is encoded by the coding sequence ATGCCCGCGCCCGCCCAGCTGCACGACCTCCTCGCCGGACCGGCTTGCGCGCGAGAGCGGATCGCGCTCGTCGCCGGCACCGAGATGCTGAGCTACGGCGCGTTGAGGGCCGGGGTCGAACGCCTCGCGCGGCGTTTGCGCGAACAGGGCGCCGAGCCCGGCGACCGGATCGCGATCCTGCTTCCGAAATCGATCGCCGAATGCATCGCGATCTTCGCGATCAGTACGGTCGGGGCGGTATTCGTGCCGATCCATCCGAGCCTGCGCCCGCGTCAGGTGGAGCATATCCTCGCCGATTGCGGGGCGCGGTTCCTCGTGACCGATGCGATCCTGCTGGCGGCCCTGAACTCTGCCCCATCGACCCCGCTGCCGCCACCTCCGGCGGAGACGGGAGGGGAAACGCCCATCACGTCCCCGGACCTTCCGCTGATCCTGCGCCTCGCCCCCGAGGAAATCACGGGCCCGCCGCCCGGGCTTGCCGCGATCCTCTACACATCCGGCTCCACCGGGTTGCCGAAGGGCGTGATGCTGAGCCACGCCAACCTTCTGGCCGGCACCCGGATCGTGCGCACCTACCTGTCGATCGCAGGCGACGACCGCATCCTCTCGGTCCTGCCGTTCTCGTTCGATTACGGCCTCAACCAGCTCCTCACGAGCGTCGAGCAGGGCGCCTGCCTCGTCCTGCTCGAATTCCGCTTCGGAGACGAGGTGTTGAACGCCATCGAGGCGCATCGGATCACCGTCCTGGCCGGTGTTCCCACCCTCTGGACCCTGCTGACCCGCGCGGCGCCGCGGCTCGCCAAGGCCGATCTCTCCAGCCTGCGCATGCTCACCAATTCCGGCGGCGCGGTGCCGCTCGAGACCGTCTCACGCCTGCGCAAGGCCCTGCCGCAGACCGGGATCGTGCTGATGTACGGCCTCACTGAGGCTTTCCGCTCCACCTTCCTGCCACCGGGCGAGATCGATGCGCGGCCCGGTTCCATGGGCCGCGCCATCCCCGAGACCGAGATCTTCGCCGTCACGGCGGAGGGCCGGCGGGCCCGGCCCGGTGAGCCGGGCATCCTCCACCATCGCGGACCCACCGTGTCCCTCGGCTACTGGAACCGGCCCGAGGACACCGCCCGCGTCCTGGTGCTGGACCCGCGTGAACCGGAGGACGGAACCCTGGTCTGCCGCTCCGGCGACCTCGTGGTGGAAGACGAGGACGGCTATTTCCGCTTCCTCGGCCGCGAGGATGCGATGATCAAGAGCGCGGGGTTCCGTGTGAGCCCCACCGAGGTCGAGGCGGCGCTGATGGAGACCGGCGCGTTCCGGGCGGTGGCGGTCATCGGTCTGCCCGATGCGGGCCTCGGCCAACGCATTCACGCCGTGGCGGTGCCGGCCGGGACTGGGCCGGCCCAGCCGGAGGTCCTGCAGGCGGTGCGGCGGATGTTGGCTCCGCACATGGTGCCGCGTGCCGTCGAGAGCGTCCCGGCCCTGCCCACGACGCCCAACGGCAAGGTCGATTACAAGCGCCTCGTGGCGGAACGGACGAGCTATGTCTGA